DNA from Streptomyces sp. NBC_01476:
CCGGCCGGCCGCTCGGCTCCTTTTACGCATACGCCCGCACCGAACGGCGGTTTTCAGCCAACTTCTCGGCGTGGGGCGGGCGTTGGGGCCTCACCCGGCTAACACCTCCGCCACCTGCGGTTCTACGATGCCCGATGACCCGGAAGGCGGTCTGCGGGACGCGAGTGACACGAGGCGTACTTCCCAAGCGGGCTCGCGGAGTGAAACGCTTCGTGATCGAACGCTTTACGCCACGTTATCTTGTCGACTTAGCGTCAGATGGTGAACTTGTCACTAACGCCCCACCTGACACAGTAGATTTGATCTTGAGGCGACCGCCCGGGGGGCAGCGGGGGCCCGGCGGGGGTGCACATGCAGGACCGAGGGGACGACGCGTCGATTCGAGGGGGGCTTGAGCTCCATGAGCCAGGAGTCCAGTTCCGGTACGGCGACGGACACTCCGTCGCAAGCACCATCGGCACCTCGCGCCATTCGTAAACTTTCCGCGCGACGACGACCGGAAGTCGTCGCCGTGCTGCTCTTCAGCGGTGGCCCGATCTTCGAGAGCTCCATACCCCTGTCGGTGTTCGGCATCGACCGGCAGGACGCCGGGGTGCCGCGCTACCGGCTGCTGGTGTGCGCCGGCGAGGAAGGCCCGCTGCGCACCACCGGCGGCCTCGAACTCACCGCGCCCTACGGCCTGGAGGCGCTCTCCCGGGCCGGCACCGTGGTGGTGCCGACCTGGCGCTCGATATCCCAGGCGCCGCCGCCCGAAGCACTGGACGCGATCCGCCGCGCCCACGAGGAGGGCGCCCGGATCATCGGCCTGTGCACCGGCGCCTTCGTCCTGGCGGCGGCCGGCCTGCTCGACGGCCGCCCCGCCACCACGCACTGGATGTACGCGCCCACGCTCGCCAAACGCTATCCCTCGGTCCATGTGGACCCGCGTGAGCTCTTCGTCGACGACGGGGACGTCCTCACCTCGGCGGGCACCGCCGCCGGAATCGACCTCTGCCTGCACGTGGTGCGCACCGACCACGGCACCGAGGCGGCGGCGGCGCTGGCCAGGCGGCTGGTGGTGCCGCCCCGGCGGTCGGACTGGCAGACAGGCCAGCGCCACCTGGACAGGTCTTTACCGGAGGAGATCGGCGCCGACCCGCTGGCCGAGGTCGTCGCCTGGGCGCTGGAGCACCTGCACGAGCAGTTCGACGTAGAGGCGCTGGCCGCGCGCGCCTACATGAGCCGGCGCACCTTCGACCGGCGGTTCCGGTCGCTGACCGGCAGCGCCCCGCTGCAGTGGCTGATCACCCAGCGGGTGCTCCAGGCGCAGCGGCTGCTGGAGACCTCCGACTACTCCGTCGACGAGGTCGCCGGGCGCTGCGGCTTCCGCTCCCCGGTGGCGCTGCGCGGCCACTTCCGGCGGCAGCTGGGCTCCTCCCCCGCGTCGTACCGGGCCGCCTACCGGGCCCGCCGGCCGCAGGACGAGCCCGACCGTCCGGTGCCCGCGCCGGAGCTGCCGGCGCTGCGCCGCGGGCCGGTGTCGCAGATCCTGGCCGCGCCGGGCAAGGGCGATCCGGAGACGTATACGGCCCGCGTTCCGGAGCAGCCGGCCCGGCCCGAGATCGCGGAGACCTCCGGCAGCGGGGGGCGGAGCAGGTTGCGGGCCGGACGCGGGCTGGGCGCCGCACTGCCGGGACCCCGTGATCGCCCCGTAGGGTGACCCGTATGAACGACCGGATGGTGTGGATCGACTGTGAGATGACCGGCCTGTCACTGGCGCATGACGCGCTGGTCGAGGTGGCGGCGCTGGTCACCGACTCGGAACTCAATGTGCTCGGTGAGGGGGTGGACGTGGTGATCCGCCCTCCCGCCGAGGCGCTGGAGTCGATGCCGGACATCGTCCGGCAGATGCACACCGCCTCCGGGCTGCTGACCGAGCTGGACGCCGGGGTGACGCTCGCCGAGGCGGAGAAGGTGGTCATGGAGTACGTGCGCAAGCATGTGCGCGAGCCGCGGAAGGCCCCGCTGTGCGGGAACTCGGTCTCCACCGACCGCGGCTTCCTCGCCCGTGACATGCCGGACCTGGAGCAGCACCTGCACTACCGGATCGTGGACGTCTCCTCGATCAAGGAGCTCTCCCGGCGCTGGTACCCCAGGGCGTACTTCAACAGCCCCGAGAAGAACGGCAACCACCGGGCGCTGGCGGACATCCGGGAGTCCATCGCGGAGCTGCGCTACTACCGTGAGGCGGTCTTCGTGCCGGCCCCCGGCCCGGACACCGACACCGCCCGCGCCATCGCCGCGAAGTACGTCCTGCCCGCCGGGAAGCAGGGCGACAAGCACGCCCACTGACCCGCAGGACCCGGCCGCCCGGTAATCGGGCGCGACCACCCCTCCCGACCCTGTACACTTTTTCAGGCGGCGCCACCCCAGCAGGGAAAAGCGCCGCTCACGGTGGGTGTAGCTCAGCTGGTAGAGCACCTGGTTGTGGTCCAGGATGCCGCGGGTTCGAGTCCCGTCACTCACCCTCTCGGAAGAAGGCCGCCGACCTGCGAAAGCAGGGAGGCGGCCTTCTTCATGCGCGGGGATCGTCGCACACCCCGGAGCAGCGGGGCGGCAGGCGGCAGCCGGTGGACCGCGGCCGGTGGACGCCCCCGCGAACCATGCCGTTCCCGGCGAAAACGACACCGGCGGTGAAGTCGCCGTGGCGCCCCGGGCCGGCACACGGCGTGACCGCGTGGCCGGCGGTGATTGTCTTGTTCCGGTCCGGTGATTTGACAGTGCCGTTCCTGACCGGTGATGACCGCCTCTGGTCCCCGCAGTTCCGAGCCGGGGCGGCCGGCGCGGGCGCGGTCCTTGCGTCCACAACTTCAACATCCGCGCCCCCGTACCCGGCGGGTGCGCGGCGGGCCGGCACTTGTCCTGTCCGGGCTGGGTCTCTAGGGTGTCCCCGTCTTCCCGTCCGTCACACGTCCACACCGGTTTTTCCTGGCATGCCGTCACCGACCGGCGCTGAACAGGCAGTTGTCCGTTCGAGTCTCGAAATCGGCGAGGCGCCAACTGGCCAGTGTGGAACAACTTATTGACGGGGATGTACGGCGCTTGTAAACATCAGCCTGCTAGAGAGCGCTCTCAGGTGAACGCTCCAGCCTCCATCACGGACCCCCACCCGGTTGAGGAGAACACATGTCAGGCAGCACGGCCTCTCTGGTGCGCCGACGGCACGGGACCGACAGATCCCGGCCGTTTCTGATCCTCGCAGTGCTGATCGCCCTGGTGGCGGGCATCGCGCTCGTCGTGACCTCGCAGTCCCCGGCCCGCGCGGCCGGCACGCTGCTGTCGCAGGGCAAGCCCGCCACCGCCTCGTCCACCGAGAACGCGGGCACGCCCGCCTCCGCGGCGGTCGACGGCAACACCGGCACCCGCTGGTCCAGCGCCGCCGCGGACCCCCAGTGGCTCCAGGTCGACCTCGGATCGACCCAGACGATCTCCCAGGTGACGCTGAACTGGGAGACGGCGTACGGCAAGGCGTTCAAGATCCAGACGTCCGCCAACGGCACCGCCTGGACCGACATCTACTCCACCACCACCGGCACCGGCGGCACCCAGAACCTGACCGTAAACGGTTCCGGTCGCTATGTCCGGGTCTACGGGACCACCCGCGGCACGCAGTACGGCTACTCGCTGTGGGAGTTCCAGGTGTACGGCGGCAGCGGCCCCACCCAGCCGGCCGCCTGCCCGACCGACAACGCGGCGCTGAACCGCACCGCCGCCGCCTCGTCCACCGAGAACGCGGCCTCGCCCGCCTCCGCGGCGGTCGACGGCAACACCGGCACCCGCTGGTCGAGCGCCTTCAGTGACCCGCAGTGGCTGCAGGTGGACCTCGGTTCCTCGCAGCAGGTCTGCGGCGTCGGACTGAACTGGGAGGCGGCGTACGCCACCGCCTTCAAGATCCAGACCTCGGACAACGGGACCAGCTGGACCGACATCTACTCCACCACCACCGCGACCGGCGGCACCCAGAACCTGACCGTCACCGGCACCGGCCGGTACGTGCGGTTCTACGGCACCGCCCGCGCCACCGCGTACGGCTACTCCCTGTGGGAGTTCCAGGTGCACGTGGTCGGCGGCGGCTCAGGCGGGACGACCGGCGGCACCACCACCCCGCCCCCGGACGACTTCTGGGGCAGCACCGGTGACATCCCGGCGGCGCACAACGTGATGGAGCTGAAGATCCTCAACCGGACCAACGGCCAGTACCCGGACAGCCAGGTGTACTGGAGCTTCAACGGTGAGGTGCACTCCATCGCGGAGCAGCCGTACTTCGACATGCCGGCGAACTCGTCGGGCCGGATGTACTTCTACCTGGGCTCGCCGAACAGCCAGTACTACGACTTCATCGAGTTCACCATCGGCCCGAACGTCTTCAACGGGAACACCACCCGGGTCGACGCCTGGGGTCTGCCGCTGGCGATCCGGCTGCACACCCACGACGGCCAGGACGTACAGCTCGGTGACAGCCAGGACCTGTTCAACCAGAGCCGGGAAGCCACCTTCGCGCAGTTCCAGGCGGCCGTGCCGCAGCAGTTCAAGGTGCTGGCCCAGACGCAGGCCCCGTACCGGATCATCGCCCCGGGCAGCGACCCGAGCTTCCGGGAGGGCGGCGCCAACGCCAACTACTTCACG
Protein-coding regions in this window:
- a CDS encoding GlxA family transcriptional regulator, whose translation is MSQESSSGTATDTPSQAPSAPRAIRKLSARRRPEVVAVLLFSGGPIFESSIPLSVFGIDRQDAGVPRYRLLVCAGEEGPLRTTGGLELTAPYGLEALSRAGTVVVPTWRSISQAPPPEALDAIRRAHEEGARIIGLCTGAFVLAAAGLLDGRPATTHWMYAPTLAKRYPSVHVDPRELFVDDGDVLTSAGTAAGIDLCLHVVRTDHGTEAAAALARRLVVPPRRSDWQTGQRHLDRSLPEEIGADPLAEVVAWALEHLHEQFDVEALAARAYMSRRTFDRRFRSLTGSAPLQWLITQRVLQAQRLLETSDYSVDEVAGRCGFRSPVALRGHFRRQLGSSPASYRAAYRARRPQDEPDRPVPAPELPALRRGPVSQILAAPGKGDPETYTARVPEQPARPEIAETSGSGGRSRLRAGRGLGAALPGPRDRPVG
- the orn gene encoding oligoribonuclease, with the protein product MNDRMVWIDCEMTGLSLAHDALVEVAALVTDSELNVLGEGVDVVIRPPAEALESMPDIVRQMHTASGLLTELDAGVTLAEAEKVVMEYVRKHVREPRKAPLCGNSVSTDRGFLARDMPDLEQHLHYRIVDVSSIKELSRRWYPRAYFNSPEKNGNHRALADIRESIAELRYYREAVFVPAPGPDTDTARAIAAKYVLPAGKQGDKHAH
- a CDS encoding discoidin domain-containing protein, which produces MSGSTASLVRRRHGTDRSRPFLILAVLIALVAGIALVVTSQSPARAAGTLLSQGKPATASSTENAGTPASAAVDGNTGTRWSSAAADPQWLQVDLGSTQTISQVTLNWETAYGKAFKIQTSANGTAWTDIYSTTTGTGGTQNLTVNGSGRYVRVYGTTRGTQYGYSLWEFQVYGGSGPTQPAACPTDNAALNRTAAASSTENAASPASAAVDGNTGTRWSSAFSDPQWLQVDLGSSQQVCGVGLNWEAAYATAFKIQTSDNGTSWTDIYSTTTATGGTQNLTVTGTGRYVRFYGTARATAYGYSLWEFQVHVVGGGSGGTTGGTTTPPPDDFWGSTGDIPAAHNVMELKILNRTNGQYPDSQVYWSFNGEVHSIAEQPYFDMPANSSGRMYFYLGSPNSQYYDFIEFTIGPNVFNGNTTRVDAWGLPLAIRLHTHDGQDVQLGDSQDLFNQSREATFAQFQAAVPQQFKVLAQTQAPYRIIAPGSDPSFREGGANANYFTAYANSVGVNEPTSNIFGCAGSLGADPNMCAALNRHTANLPAAQQQDPTKFYSGDPANWYAKFWHDHAINHLAYGFPYDDVAGQAAYASVQNPQWMEIAVGW